From the Xenopus laevis strain J_2021 chromosome 7L, Xenopus_laevis_v10.1, whole genome shotgun sequence genome, the window TATCGGTATATATGGGGTgttaactctaaggggcagatttataaaaggtcaaagtgaaaattcaaatggaaaaaatttgaatatgaaaaaaaatggaaaattcaaatttcgaaatctCTTTAAAAAGTCGACTtcgaccatctaaaacttgccgaattgctgttttagcctatgggggacctcctagaacctatatgaagtcaattggtggactttgaaaactcaaaaaaaaatttgggaaaaactttgaatcaaattcaatcgaatgcgatattactttgattcatacgattcgaatttgatcaaaaactgacatattcgttaaaaaactgacctattcggccaagaaaaccttcaatttaattaTGGTTTCGAagttattcgaatttcgaagtttttcaaattcgaaattcaacccttgataaatctgcccccaacaaTAGGGAACAAAATATGAAATTAGGCTGCAACTGATCAGACactttacaaaatgtaaaaatgcacccacgttaaatacagatatgggaccagttatccagaatgcttgggacctgaggtttccggattatggatctttctgttatttggatctttataccttaactctactaaaaaatcatgtaaacattgaataaaccctataggctggttttgtttccattaaagactaattatatcttcgtttgaaacaagtttaaggtactgttttattactaaaaaaaatggaacaattcttagaaatctgaattatttggatataatggaatctatgggagacggccttttcatgactctgagctttctggataacaggtttccagataacagattccatacctgtataagctatGTTATAGCCCCCTCCCcaataaatgtgaaaatattgtacaaaatgtaaaaaagaatacATCTAActaaacaaatacattaaatacaaaaataatattttacaaaaaataatgtagaATATAAAACCATTTTATAAACCCATAGAAAGCCTACTTCCCATATAAACGCTTCTATAAATAATGAGAAATGTAATTCTATGGCATTAGCCAGTTTTAATGTGGATTCCAAGGAAAGTCATTAAACTAAGGAACAGGAATTATCTAGGTGAAAGGCTCTCGGCGGTAACCGTTGTGCTCATTAATGGATTAAGGTGTTTGGATTATAAATTGATACCTTCAGGCTGTATAATTGGAGATACTGTCTTCATCTCTTATTGTTCATTCATAATTTCCTCAGGAACTTAACTACGTGGAGCTGTAACACCATCCTCTGCACTGCCCATTGTCCAAGCCTTTAGCAGGCATCTGATGCTAACAATGTAACTGTAGACCCCTCAGAGGATGCTGCTCTCTCATTGTATAATTGCAACGCTGGGAAAACTCTAATTAGtgtatttatttttccctttgcTTTCCGTTCCAGATTTTGTGAGTCATGGTTGCACATGGAGGTCTCGTGTTGCCTTTGCTTGTGATGACAATCAGCCTCAATCTCTGTAATGCTCTCTGGATCGACAACAGAGACAGGTAAACCCGTTACAGATTCCCATACCCCTAAATGAAAATACTCCCACTTTTTAAATCTAAAGCAGAGGAGCAACGAAAGCATGAAAGATGTTTCTGGTTGGTGCAAAACAAGTggtgtaattggccatttggcagaccctatgtggactggcagactacaggaggctctgtttggcagtacacatggtttttatacaacccaaAACTTGTCTCaaaaccaagaattcaaaaataagcacctgctttcaggctactgggagcaacatccaagggattggtgagcaacatgttgctcataaggcACTgtttgggggtcactgatctaCAGAATTAatgctaactttttttttctttgcaattttgTACAGACGGATGCCTCCACCGGTTGTATCATTCCTGGACAAAATAAGAGATCTTGGAAGGCAGCAGTCAGGCGGGACAGAGAGACAAGTTGCGGATGGTCATATATCCACAGAGTTTAATAAGGAAATTAAGCCAAGAGACAATTCCATAAACAATATGGATACTCATATAAGGTACAGAATATATTTGTTGTGATATTGTCGCTTACTGTATTTTACTGGTTATTTCCACTATATTGTGGGtactaaaggagaattcaaccctaaacttaaaaatcCCTAccgccctaccctacatagacccccatcgTTCCAGCCtaatgggcaaatgcccctaacgttttacttaccccttggtgcagattcaggcattggagttcacaggcgcaaTCTTCGTAATGAGATTGGCGCatctgcaattttcatgagtttcggcgcatgcgcagttgttgcaaaacagtaaattgctccaactgtgcatgcagcgacatgccggtctcattccgaagatttccgaagagaagaagatggcgcccatgaactcctatgcctgaatctgcaccgagggtaagtaaaacattaggggcaggggggtagggtttttttaagtataGGGTTGGGGTTGTTGGCTGGATGCGTCCCATGGGCCACCAGTTGAACAGCACTGCCAtaaggctactaaaaatcatttaaacatgaattaaacccactaGAGTTGTTTTGCcgtc encodes:
- the LOC108696785 gene encoding uncharacterized protein LOC108696785, translating into MVAHGGLVLPLLVMTISLNLCNALWIDNRDRRMPPPVVSFLDKIRDLGRQQSGGTERQVADGHISTEFNKEIKPRDNSINNMDTHISSRLHPREKRYISTISMRGCHLGTCQIQNLASMIYRLGNNSYKEGSNRDTKDPLGYGRRRRSLLQNKKRTDLPGILLAT